The proteins below are encoded in one region of Sulfolobus islandicus Y.N.15.51:
- the gltA gene encoding citrate synthase, producing the protein MSVVSKGLENVIIKVTNLTFIDGEKGILRYRGYNIEDLVNYGTYEETIYLMLYGKLPTKKELNDLREKLNEEYEVPQEVLDSIYLMPRDADAIGLLEVGTAALASIDKNFKWKENDKEKAISIIAKMATLVSNVYRRKEGNKPRIPEPSDSFAKSFLLASLAREPTAEEINAMDKALILYTDHEVPASTTAALVAASTLSDMYSSLTAALAALKGPLHGGAAEEAFKQFVEIGDPNRVEMWFNDKIINQKNRLMGFGHRVYKTYDPRAKIFKELASTLIERNSEAKKYFEIAQKLEELGIKQFSSKEIYPNTDFYSGIVFFALGFPVYMFTALFALSRTLGWLAHIIEYVEEQHRLIRPRALYVGPEHQEYVPIDRR; encoded by the coding sequence ATGAGTGTTGTAAGTAAAGGTTTGGAGAATGTTATTATAAAGGTTACGAATTTAACATTTATAGATGGAGAAAAGGGAATATTGAGGTATAGGGGGTATAATATTGAAGACCTAGTTAATTACGGCACTTATGAAGAGACTATCTATTTAATGCTCTATGGAAAGTTACCTACGAAGAAAGAGTTAAACGATTTAAGGGAGAAACTTAATGAGGAGTACGAGGTACCTCAAGAAGTATTAGATTCAATATACCTGATGCCTAGAGATGCTGATGCTATAGGTCTTTTAGAAGTGGGAACAGCAGCGCTGGCTTCTATCGATAAGAACTTCAAATGGAAGGAGAATGATAAGGAAAAAGCAATTAGTATCATTGCTAAAATGGCTACTCTAGTATCAAATGTATATAGGAGAAAGGAGGGTAACAAACCAAGAATACCAGAACCTTCAGATAGTTTCGCTAAAAGCTTTCTGCTAGCTAGTTTAGCTAGGGAACCCACTGCAGAGGAAATTAACGCAATGGATAAGGCTCTAATACTCTATACAGACCATGAGGTACCAGCATCGACAACTGCAGCACTTGTAGCTGCATCTACTTTATCAGATATGTATTCCTCTCTTACTGCAGCATTAGCAGCGTTAAAAGGTCCGTTACATGGTGGAGCAGCTGAAGAGGCTTTTAAACAATTCGTTGAGATAGGAGATCCAAATAGAGTAGAAATGTGGTTTAATGATAAGATAATAAATCAAAAGAATAGACTAATGGGATTTGGTCATAGGGTTTACAAGACTTATGATCCTAGAGCAAAAATATTCAAAGAACTAGCCTCAACTCTGATTGAAAGAAATAGTGAGGCTAAGAAATATTTCGAGATAGCTCAAAAACTTGAGGAGTTAGGAATAAAGCAATTTTCTAGCAAGGAAATCTATCCTAATACCGATTTCTATTCCGGAATAGTCTTCTTCGCTTTAGGATTTCCAGTATACATGTTTACCGCATTATTTGCTTTATCGAGAACTTTAGGCTGGTTAGCACATATAATAGAATACGTAGAGGAGCAACACAGACTAATTAGGCCAAGAGCTTTGTATGTTGGACCAGAACATCAAGAGTATGTTCCTATAGACAGGAGATAA
- a CDS encoding CBS domain-containing protein, translating to MAVTSRSLIKRSPVVVKVGTKAIEACKIMYQNNIGSVVIVDEKGYPVGIFTERDVLRAVACGKNLNDNVENLGTFGKLITVKPNSPIGEIAEKMVKNNIRHLVVVDEEGKLVGVVSIKDIVNEKHVLDFLVRSELSWEGGTD from the coding sequence ATGGCAGTAACTTCTAGAAGCTTAATTAAGAGATCCCCTGTGGTTGTTAAGGTAGGTACTAAAGCTATTGAGGCTTGTAAGATTATGTATCAAAATAATATAGGATCTGTAGTAATTGTTGACGAAAAAGGCTATCCAGTCGGAATATTTACGGAGAGAGACGTATTACGTGCTGTAGCGTGTGGAAAGAATTTAAATGACAATGTAGAGAACCTAGGAACTTTTGGGAAATTAATAACAGTTAAGCCTAATTCTCCCATTGGAGAAATAGCAGAGAAAATGGTTAAAAACAATATAAGGCATTTAGTTGTAGTGGATGAAGAAGGTAAGCTTGTTGGTGTTGTATCCATAAAGGATATAGTTAATGAGAAACATGTTCTAGATTTTTTAGTTAGGTCTGAGTTAAGTTGGGAAGGGGGTACTGACTAA
- the prpB gene encoding methylisocitrate lyase, whose protein sequence is MSQVLKESDFLIVPGVFNPFTAILAKKVGFKAVYLSGAALTSSYGLPDIGLITLDEVAEMIRRIKEVADIPIIVDSDTGFGEAINVYRTVRVLEKAGADAIQIEDQRMPKKCGHLEGKEVVEPLEMVQKIKAALKARRDALIIARVDSRGVIGLDDAIERAKIYLEAGADIIFPEALTSKEEFAKFAKEVKAPLLANMTEFGKTPYIKAQEFREMGYKYVIFPVTIFRVAAKAMKDALEVLLKEGTQVNLLDKMITRQQQYEIIDYFFYERLDKELGSIKLVRKL, encoded by the coding sequence TTGTCTCAAGTATTAAAGGAATCTGACTTCTTAATAGTACCGGGAGTATTTAATCCATTTACTGCAATTCTGGCAAAAAAGGTAGGTTTTAAGGCAGTGTATTTATCGGGTGCAGCTCTTACCTCATCTTATGGTCTACCAGATATAGGTTTAATAACATTAGATGAGGTTGCTGAGATGATAAGAAGGATAAAGGAAGTTGCTGATATTCCGATAATAGTTGATTCAGATACTGGGTTTGGTGAGGCAATAAATGTCTATAGAACGGTAAGGGTTTTAGAAAAAGCCGGTGCTGACGCTATTCAAATAGAGGATCAGAGAATGCCAAAGAAGTGCGGCCATTTAGAGGGTAAAGAGGTTGTAGAGCCTTTAGAAATGGTTCAGAAGATAAAGGCGGCATTAAAGGCTAGAAGAGATGCCTTAATAATTGCAAGAGTCGATTCTCGCGGTGTAATAGGGTTAGACGATGCAATAGAAAGGGCCAAGATTTATTTAGAGGCAGGTGCTGATATAATATTTCCGGAGGCTCTCACTAGTAAGGAGGAGTTCGCCAAGTTCGCTAAAGAGGTAAAAGCTCCGTTACTGGCTAATATGACTGAGTTTGGTAAAACTCCTTACATTAAAGCCCAAGAGTTTAGGGAGATGGGTTATAAATACGTAATATTCCCCGTTACTATATTTAGAGTAGCGGCCAAGGCAATGAAAGATGCCTTAGAAGTACTATTGAAAGAGGGAACGCAAGTTAATTTATTAGATAAGATGATTACTAGGCAGCAACAGTATGAGATAATTGATTACTTCTTCTATGAGAGATTAGATAAGGAATTAGGTAGTATAAAACTCGTTAGAAAGCTTTAA
- a CDS encoding MmgE/PrpD family protein, whose protein sequence is MEIAEKIAEFINSVNYQKLSEKIIHEAKRRIIDAIAVARGALDSPPHLVNKNVVMYFQGSVPLLFGGNATPDFAAFYNTFLIRYLDFNDTYLSKEPLHPSDMIGAFLSLGSLFDLKGRDIIEAIAIGYEVGIKLCDATSLRKKGFDHVTFLQVGAAAGLAKMLKLDEKSTINAISLTIVPNIALRETRSGELSMWKAGAAADASRKAAFSALLAKFGMTGPSKPFSGRLGFINVVAKDFDSSVFNHLEADGVLRTSLKKYPVEYHAEAVVEAGKSLNVNVDDIVKIEVETYEAAKTIIADEEKWNPTNKETADHSLPYILAYTLIKKDFWLDAYDQEMIFNEKIRSLMKKITVIEDEKYTSIYPKELPVKVTVYTSKGREMVEVRNPRGYYNNPMTDEEVEEKYLRLKGRKEELNILWNMEELKVKEIVSSIKGI, encoded by the coding sequence ATGGAAATAGCTGAAAAGATTGCTGAATTTATAAATTCAGTCAATTATCAAAAGTTAAGTGAAAAGATTATACATGAGGCAAAAAGGAGGATAATTGATGCAATAGCAGTGGCCCGTGGAGCATTAGATTCCCCACCTCATTTAGTTAACAAAAACGTGGTAATGTATTTCCAGGGTTCTGTTCCCCTACTTTTCGGAGGAAATGCGACTCCAGACTTCGCAGCATTCTACAACACTTTTTTGATTAGATATCTAGACTTCAATGATACTTACCTTTCAAAAGAGCCTCTTCATCCCAGTGATATGATAGGCGCTTTCTTGTCCTTAGGCTCACTATTCGATCTTAAAGGGAGGGATATAATAGAAGCAATTGCTATAGGCTATGAAGTTGGGATAAAACTATGTGACGCAACATCATTGAGAAAAAAAGGTTTTGATCACGTAACTTTTCTTCAAGTAGGAGCAGCTGCAGGTTTAGCTAAAATGTTGAAATTAGACGAGAAATCTACTATTAACGCTATTTCGTTAACAATAGTGCCAAACATTGCACTTAGGGAGACTAGGTCTGGGGAGTTATCGATGTGGAAAGCTGGTGCGGCAGCTGATGCTTCAAGGAAAGCGGCTTTCTCAGCACTTTTGGCGAAATTTGGTATGACTGGTCCTTCAAAGCCTTTTTCAGGTAGATTAGGTTTCATTAATGTTGTAGCTAAAGATTTTGACTCTTCGGTGTTTAATCACCTAGAGGCTGATGGTGTACTTAGGACTAGTCTAAAGAAATATCCAGTGGAGTATCACGCTGAAGCGGTTGTTGAGGCTGGAAAGAGTTTGAACGTTAACGTTGATGATATTGTTAAGATTGAAGTTGAAACCTATGAGGCAGCCAAGACGATAATAGCTGATGAAGAGAAATGGAATCCCACTAATAAGGAGACTGCAGATCACAGTTTGCCTTATATTCTGGCATATACCCTAATTAAGAAGGATTTCTGGCTCGACGCCTATGATCAAGAAATGATATTTAATGAAAAAATAAGGAGTTTGATGAAGAAGATTACTGTTATTGAAGACGAGAAATATACTAGTATATATCCTAAGGAGTTACCCGTTAAAGTAACAGTTTATACCAGTAAGGGTAGAGAGATGGTTGAGGTTAGGAATCCAAGAGGTTATTATAATAATCCAATGACTGATGAAGAAGTTGAGGAGAAGTACTTAAGGTTAAAAGGTAGGAAGGAAGAGTTAAATATTTTGTGGAATATGGAAGAATTAAAGGTGAAGGAAATTGTCTCAAGTATTAAAGGAATCTGA
- a CDS encoding lactate/malate dehydrogenase family protein, protein MEYKSRTIMNIEKSLIYFRMHIYTCDNMVKIAFIGVGKIGQTIAYSVIFDGLASEVILYDIIPELPEKFEHELRHAMATRGLSTEVIGTNSLDDVANVDIILIMAGKPRKPGMSRRDLFVDNAKIQIDLAKQLPPKNPGALYIMVANPVDMMASIFMRFSKQFTISTGDTVETMRMRSYISKKLKVPVTKVTGYVAGEHGEDAVVLWSTVKVNGKPFEEIAKGLTKEEVENYVKSIPGEIIRVMGGTTWGPATIIKDIVRSVVLNEGRVMSIATPRTYQGEIIHISVPTVVGAEIGPSLEGVLPESDRERLNKSVEDFYKVYKENLDHLLQVIKQ, encoded by the coding sequence ATGGAGTATAAAAGTCGAACTATAATGAACATTGAAAAAAGCTTAATATACTTTAGAATGCATATTTATACTTGTGATAATATGGTAAAAATAGCTTTTATAGGAGTAGGAAAAATAGGCCAGACAATAGCTTATTCTGTAATTTTTGACGGTTTAGCAAGTGAAGTTATATTATACGATATTATTCCAGAATTACCAGAAAAGTTCGAACACGAGTTAAGACATGCAATGGCTACTAGAGGTCTTTCCACTGAAGTAATAGGTACTAACTCTCTTGATGATGTAGCCAATGTCGATATCATACTTATTATGGCGGGTAAGCCAAGGAAACCAGGGATGAGCAGAAGGGATCTATTTGTTGATAATGCAAAAATACAAATAGATCTTGCAAAACAGCTTCCTCCTAAAAATCCAGGGGCATTATACATAATGGTAGCAAATCCCGTTGACATGATGGCGTCAATATTCATGAGATTCTCTAAACAATTCACAATAAGCACTGGAGACACGGTAGAGACAATGAGAATGAGATCATATATAAGTAAGAAACTCAAAGTCCCAGTGACTAAGGTAACCGGGTATGTAGCGGGAGAGCATGGAGAAGACGCAGTAGTTTTGTGGAGTACGGTTAAAGTTAACGGGAAACCCTTTGAGGAAATAGCTAAAGGATTAACTAAAGAGGAAGTTGAAAATTACGTTAAGTCAATACCGGGGGAGATAATAAGAGTGATGGGGGGAACAACGTGGGGACCTGCAACTATAATAAAGGACATAGTTAGATCAGTAGTCTTAAATGAAGGAAGAGTAATGAGCATAGCGACTCCTAGAACTTATCAAGGCGAAATAATACATATAAGTGTTCCAACAGTTGTAGGAGCTGAAATAGGACCAAGTTTAGAGGGCGTATTACCAGAGAGTGACAGGGAGAGGTTAAATAAATCTGTTGAGGATTTTTACAAAGTTTATAAGGAGAATTTAGATCATCTACTACAAGTAATCAAACAATGA
- the agl3 gene encoding UDP-sulfoquinovose synthase, whose protein sequence is MKVVILGADGYLGWSLALRLAKRGHEVIGVDNLYTRNAVREVGSDSAFPLPDPEERIVAARKLLDVNITFHRVDVKDFDKLHEIIQTHKPDAIVHFAEQRSAPYSMIDVNHANYTFINNLTSTINLIYSIIKVDPSIHILKMGTMGEYGTPNYDILESPFVEVEINGKKDKIPFPKWASSWYHWSKVYDSYNLLWANKVWNLTITDIMQGPVYGTRTEEIIDEKLRTRFDFDEVWGTVVNRYCVEAVLGLPLTPYGKGGQTRGFISLEDSMQALTILLEHPPNQGEYRVVNQIHEVYSVSQIAEMVKEVAESMGLGVTIQNVKNPRVEKEEHYYKVETRILPSLGFSPKKNMKKEIKNIIEDLIPYKNRLESFKHVILPKTDWRRGRT, encoded by the coding sequence ATGAAAGTAGTTATCTTAGGTGCTGATGGTTATTTAGGATGGTCACTAGCATTACGATTGGCTAAGAGAGGACATGAAGTTATTGGAGTAGATAACTTATACACAAGAAATGCCGTAAGGGAAGTAGGGTCAGATTCTGCGTTTCCATTACCAGATCCAGAGGAAAGGATAGTAGCAGCAAGGAAACTACTTGATGTTAATATAACCTTTCATAGAGTTGATGTGAAGGATTTTGATAAATTACATGAGATTATTCAAACACATAAACCAGATGCCATAGTACATTTCGCCGAACAAAGATCAGCTCCCTACTCGATGATTGATGTAAACCACGCTAATTACACCTTCATAAACAATCTTACTAGTACGATAAATCTCATCTATTCAATCATTAAAGTTGATCCAAGTATACATATTTTAAAGATGGGAACGATGGGAGAGTACGGAACACCAAATTATGATATACTAGAGTCGCCATTCGTAGAAGTCGAAATAAACGGCAAAAAAGATAAGATTCCATTTCCCAAATGGGCTAGCAGTTGGTATCATTGGAGTAAAGTTTACGATAGCTATAATTTGTTATGGGCGAATAAAGTATGGAATTTAACTATTACCGATATTATGCAAGGTCCAGTATATGGTACGAGAACTGAAGAGATTATAGATGAGAAGTTAAGGACGAGATTCGATTTTGATGAAGTTTGGGGAACGGTTGTTAATAGGTATTGTGTCGAAGCAGTATTGGGTCTTCCGTTAACACCTTATGGAAAAGGAGGTCAAACTAGAGGATTTATCTCACTTGAGGATAGCATGCAAGCGTTAACCATTTTACTTGAACATCCTCCTAATCAAGGAGAGTATAGAGTAGTTAACCAAATTCATGAAGTATATAGTGTTAGTCAAATAGCCGAAATGGTTAAAGAAGTTGCTGAGTCCATGGGATTGGGGGTTACTATACAAAATGTAAAGAATCCTAGAGTAGAAAAAGAGGAGCACTATTATAAAGTTGAAACTAGAATATTACCATCATTGGGATTCAGTCCTAAAAAGAATATGAAGAAAGAAATAAAAAACATAATAGAGGACTTAATTCCTTACAAGAATAGGCTGGAATCGTTTAAACATGTAATACTGCCTAAAACCGATTGGAGAAGAGGAAGAACATGA